The Ascaphus truei isolate aAscTru1 chromosome 18, aAscTru1.hap1, whole genome shotgun sequence genome window below encodes:
- the LOC142469241 gene encoding histone H2B 1.1-like: MPEPAKSAPAAKKGSKKAVTKTQKKDGKKRRKSRKESYAIYVYKVLKQVHPDTGISSKAMGIMNSFVNDIFERIAGESSRLAHYNKRSTITSREIQTAVRLLLPGELAKHAVSEGTKAVTKYTSAK; this comes from the coding sequence ATGCCTGAACCAGCAAAGTCTGCGCCAGCGGCCAAGAAGGGCTCTAAGAAAGCCGTGACTAAGACTCagaagaaggatgggaagaaGCGTAGGAAGAGCAGGAAGGAAAGTTACGCGATCTATGTGTACAAAGTGCTGAAACAGGTTCACCCTGACACCGGCATCTCCTCCAAGGCCATGGGCATCATGAACTCCTTTGTGAACGACATCTTCGAGCGCATCGCAGGGGAATCGTCTCGCCTGGCTCATTACAACAAGCGCTCCACCATCACTTCCCGGGAGATCCAGACCGCTGTGCGCCTGCTGCTGCCGGGAGAGCTGGCCAAACACGCCGTGTCCGAGGGCACCAAGGCTGTCACCAAGTACACCAGCGCCAAGTAA
- the LOC142469317 gene encoding histone H2A type 1-like translates to MSGRGKQGGKTRAKAKTRSSRAGLQFPVGRVHRLLRKGNYAQRVGAGAPVYLAAVLEYLTAEILELAGNAARDNKKSRIIPRHLQLAVRNDEELNRLLGGVTIAQGGVLPNIQAVLLPKKTESHKPAKSSK, encoded by the coding sequence ATGTCTGGAAGAGGCAAACAAGGCGGGAAAACTCGCGCTAAGGCCAAGACTCGCTCATCTCGGGCCGGGCTGCAGTTTCCAGTCGGCCGCGTGCACAGACTACTCCGGAAGGGGAATTATGCTCAGCGTGTGGGTGCCGGAGCCCCGGTCTATTTGGCCGCAGTGCTGGAATACCTGACCGCTGAGATCCTGGAGTTGGCCGGTAACGCCGCCCGGGACAATAAGAAGTCCCGCATCATCCCCCGGCACCTGCAGCTCGCTGTGCGGAACGATGAGGAGCTGAACAGGCTGCTCGGAGGGGTTACCATCGCCCAGGGGGGCGTCCTGCCCAACATCCAGGCCGTGCTGCTGCCCAAGAAAACCGAGAGCCATAAACCGGCCAAGAGCAGCAAGTGA